The following coding sequences lie in one Streptomyces albofaciens JCM 4342 genomic window:
- a CDS encoding GNAT family N-acetyltransferase: MTITVERMSGADAVKAEDAFALVYAEAFAEPPYNKSEKDVEANFRRFRSQVRKATFRAALARAGDGEPIGMAYGYPLSPATGWWGRLTTPVPDELRREDGHRTFGLIELAVRAPWRRLGVARRLHEAVLADATEERVLLNARPDVEAAQAAYRSWGYRKVGEAHPWDGAALHDVMVLDLPRKTA, from the coding sequence ATGACGATCACGGTAGAGCGCATGAGTGGTGCGGACGCAGTGAAGGCCGAGGACGCGTTCGCCTTGGTCTATGCCGAGGCATTCGCCGAGCCGCCTTACAACAAGTCCGAGAAGGACGTCGAAGCGAACTTCCGGCGGTTCCGCTCGCAGGTCCGTAAGGCAACGTTCCGAGCCGCCCTCGCCCGCGCTGGCGACGGCGAGCCGATCGGTATGGCCTACGGGTACCCTCTCAGCCCTGCCACTGGCTGGTGGGGCCGGCTGACTACGCCTGTACCCGACGAACTGCGCCGTGAGGACGGGCACCGGACGTTCGGACTGATCGAACTTGCGGTGCGCGCCCCGTGGCGTCGCCTCGGCGTGGCCCGGCGCCTGCACGAGGCAGTGCTCGCCGATGCCACGGAGGAACGGGTACTGCTCAACGCACGGCCGGATGTCGAGGCGGCACAGGCTGCCTACCGGTCGTGGGGGTACCGCAAGGTCGGCGAGGCTCACCCGTGGGACGGGGCGGCCCTGCACGACGTGATGGTCCTCGACCTGCCGCGGAAGACCGCGTAA
- a CDS encoding ArsR/SmtB family transcription factor — protein MNGETRLLAPLVPTRGYFPDFLTPAEGLLGIDEGLEAVRATPPARLHAELSRLPATRPLPSWLRALSEGDSAALGRLTGALQSYYENAVAPYWPRLQARIEADRAARGRALLDGGADHLLATLPPTMRWRPPVLEVDYPADRDLFLNGRGLLLLPSFFCRRTPVTFYDPDLTPVLVYPVEHPAPRLVTPAAPVHASLGKLVGRTRSAILHGVGGGCTTSELARRVDVSLASASQHATVLRDAGLLLTLRHGNAVLHTLTPLGAALLRGGPEVDVRGVDTRGLEIRGLELKENEELEAREVDA, from the coding sequence TTGAATGGTGAAACACGGCTGCTGGCGCCACTCGTTCCCACGCGCGGCTATTTTCCGGATTTCCTGACGCCCGCGGAGGGTCTGCTCGGCATCGACGAAGGGCTTGAAGCGGTGCGCGCAACCCCGCCCGCACGACTACACGCCGAACTTTCGCGGCTGCCCGCCACCCGCCCGCTGCCTTCGTGGCTACGGGCGCTGAGCGAGGGCGATAGCGCGGCACTGGGGCGGCTCACCGGCGCGCTGCAGAGCTATTACGAGAACGCGGTCGCGCCGTACTGGCCGCGGCTCCAGGCCCGTATCGAAGCGGACCGCGCCGCCCGCGGCCGGGCGCTCCTGGACGGCGGCGCCGATCACCTCCTCGCCACGCTCCCGCCCACCATGCGGTGGCGGCCGCCGGTGCTGGAGGTGGACTATCCGGCGGACCGCGACCTCTTCCTGAACGGCCGGGGGCTGCTCCTGCTGCCCTCCTTCTTCTGCCGCCGCACCCCGGTCACCTTCTACGACCCGGACCTGACGCCCGTCCTCGTCTATCCGGTCGAGCATCCCGCGCCCCGCCTCGTCACACCGGCCGCCCCCGTCCACGCGTCGCTGGGCAAGCTCGTCGGCCGCACCCGGTCGGCGATCCTGCACGGGGTGGGCGGCGGATGTACGACGAGCGAGCTGGCGCGGCGCGTCGACGTGTCGCTGGCATCGGCCAGCCAGCACGCGACGGTGCTGCGGGACGCCGGTCTGCTGCTGACGCTGCGTCACGGCAACGCCGTACTCCACACTTTGACGCCGTTGGGGGCGGCGCTGCTGCGGGGCGGCCCGGAGGTGGATGTGCGCGGTGTGGACACCCGTGGGCTGGAGATCAGGGGACTGGAGCTGAAGGAGAACGAGGAGTTGGAGGCCCGGGAGGTGGATGCTTAG
- a CDS encoding carbohydrate ABC transporter permease — MTASKRVDPRVRTGRVLRAVIVTILAVLFLIPFYLLVRNGLATEQDITAPDWTFFPRDIQWSNLTEVFADPNLPLARALLNSTLIAVSTTVGTVLLASLAGYGLARIPYRHANVVFYAILGTLMVPAAVTFVPSFVLVSTLGWISTLRGLIIPTLFSAFACFIFRQYFLGFPRELEDAARVDGLGYWRTYWRIVVPNSRPVFAAVGTIVFIGAWNAFLWPLVIGQDRESWTVQVALSTFTTAQNLNLHELFIAAAISIAPLVVVFVLLQRYIVAGVERSGIDD; from the coding sequence ATGACCGCATCGAAGCGGGTGGACCCCCGCGTACGGACCGGCCGCGTCCTGCGCGCAGTGATCGTCACCATCCTCGCCGTCCTCTTCCTCATCCCCTTCTACCTGCTCGTACGCAACGGCCTGGCCACCGAGCAGGACATCACCGCCCCCGACTGGACGTTCTTCCCGCGTGACATCCAGTGGTCGAATCTGACCGAGGTCTTCGCCGACCCGAACCTGCCGCTGGCGCGGGCGCTGCTGAACTCCACGCTGATCGCGGTGTCCACGACCGTCGGCACGGTGCTGCTCGCGTCGCTGGCCGGGTACGGGCTGGCGCGCATCCCGTACCGGCACGCGAACGTCGTCTTCTACGCCATCCTCGGCACCCTGATGGTCCCGGCGGCGGTCACCTTCGTCCCCAGCTTCGTCCTCGTCTCGACGCTCGGCTGGATCTCCACCCTGCGCGGCCTGATCATCCCCACCCTGTTCAGCGCCTTCGCCTGCTTCATATTCCGCCAGTACTTCCTGGGCTTCCCACGGGAGTTGGAGGACGCGGCACGGGTGGACGGGCTGGGCTACTGGCGTACGTACTGGCGCATCGTGGTGCCCAACTCGCGGCCGGTCTTCGCCGCAGTCGGCACGATCGTCTTCATCGGCGCGTGGAACGCGTTCCTGTGGCCGCTGGTCATCGGGCAGGACCGCGAGTCCTGGACGGTACAGGTGGCGCTGTCCACGTTCACCACGGCCCAGAACCTCAACCTGCACGAGCTGTTCATCGCCGCGGCGATCTCGATCGCGCCGCTGGTGGTCGTGTTCGTGCTGTTGCAGCGGTACATCGTGGCGGGGGTGGAACGGTCCGGGATCGACGACTGA
- a CDS encoding radical SAM protein, protein MHELIASPFLEQHMLVRPGDSSGLLLPEAHYEELRRVAGSDAPAPPWLLDAVRERWGTHLGDRAMTDYLLVREPSAHGYSRASWEINLGCNYQCKHCYLGLKVFSGMSLADKLKVLGVVRDAGVLFFQITGGEPTVDKHFMHTYEAAFRMGMMLTVSTNASLLWRENLLSMFERFPPYRVTVSMYGATKTSYDELTQRKGAWDLFQRGMTAAREAGLPLRLSIIVTEDSAHEEQQMIALAEHWGIEHPVYTNMTPTIYGGAESLTAQSKEHLRMRKPFTGCNAGHTFFHVDPHGLASICKIGRDDHINLVEDGLDGLARLGAVADRLMLRTGGCSGCTLAGQCVVCRPLAKHYQEAGAQKETYCQHGMKKAG, encoded by the coding sequence ATGCACGAACTGATCGCCAGCCCGTTCCTCGAACAGCACATGCTCGTACGTCCTGGGGACTCGTCCGGGCTACTGCTCCCTGAAGCGCACTACGAGGAACTGCGGCGTGTAGCCGGCAGCGACGCCCCCGCCCCGCCGTGGCTGCTCGACGCCGTCCGCGAACGCTGGGGGACACACCTCGGCGACCGCGCCATGACCGACTACCTACTCGTTCGGGAGCCGTCCGCACACGGCTACTCGCGGGCGAGCTGGGAAATCAACCTCGGCTGTAACTATCAGTGCAAGCACTGCTACCTCGGCTTGAAGGTCTTCTCCGGCATGTCGCTCGCCGACAAGCTCAAGGTGCTGGGGGTCGTCCGCGATGCCGGGGTGCTGTTCTTCCAGATCACCGGCGGCGAACCGACCGTCGACAAGCACTTCATGCACACCTATGAGGCAGCGTTCCGCATGGGCATGATGCTCACGGTTTCGACGAACGCCTCTCTCCTGTGGCGCGAGAACCTGCTGAGCATGTTCGAACGGTTCCCGCCGTACCGGGTCACCGTATCGATGTACGGCGCCACGAAGACCAGCTACGACGAGTTGACCCAGCGCAAAGGCGCATGGGACCTGTTCCAACGCGGCATGACAGCCGCCCGCGAGGCGGGGCTGCCACTGAGACTTTCGATCATCGTCACCGAGGACAGCGCGCACGAGGAACAGCAGATGATCGCGCTCGCCGAGCACTGGGGCATCGAGCACCCCGTCTACACGAACATGACGCCGACGATCTACGGAGGCGCCGAATCGCTCACCGCTCAGTCGAAAGAGCACCTGCGGATGCGCAAGCCGTTCACCGGGTGCAACGCAGGACACACCTTCTTCCACGTCGACCCGCACGGTCTCGCCTCGATCTGCAAGATCGGGCGTGACGACCACATCAATCTGGTCGAGGACGGGCTCGACGGCCTCGCACGGCTCGGCGCCGTCGCCGACCGGCTCATGCTTCGCACCGGCGGTTGCTCAGGCTGCACGCTCGCCGGCCAGTGCGTTGTGTGCCGCCCGCTTGCCAAGCACTACCAGGAGGCGGGGGCGCAGAAGGAAACCTACTGTCAGCACGGAATGAAAAAGGCAGGGTGA
- a CDS encoding carbohydrate ABC transporter permease: protein MRRFRGPQNRNLWFWAFVGPFAIGLALFTYVPLAWSVYLSFFDAHNTVSPTDFVGLDNYASMLGDQAFLSSLGTFVLFTAFIVPATYVLSLALALMVNRLRFAQAFFRSVFFLPTACSYVVAALIWKLSIFNGVRFGLANTVLGWFGTDQTAWLATSDPPWYWLVIVTVRLWLQAGFYMILFLAGLQRISPRLYEAAAVDGARPGWQTLRHITLPQLRATSVAVVLLLVINAFQAFDEFYNLMSDARGYPPYARPPLVYLYYTALGQEQNLGLGSAGAVILALIIAVATVVQARWFGLGRKED from the coding sequence CTGCGGCGCTTCCGCGGCCCGCAGAACCGTAACCTCTGGTTCTGGGCCTTCGTCGGACCCTTCGCCATCGGTCTCGCGCTCTTCACCTACGTACCGCTGGCCTGGAGCGTCTATCTCAGCTTCTTCGACGCGCACAACACGGTCAGCCCGACGGATTTCGTCGGACTGGACAACTACGCGTCGATGCTGGGCGATCAGGCGTTCCTGAGCAGTCTGGGCACGTTCGTGCTGTTCACGGCCTTCATCGTGCCCGCGACGTATGTGCTGTCGCTGGCCCTCGCGCTCATGGTCAACCGGCTGCGCTTCGCCCAGGCGTTCTTCCGCTCGGTCTTCTTCCTGCCGACCGCCTGCTCGTACGTGGTCGCCGCGCTCATCTGGAAGCTGTCGATCTTCAACGGGGTCCGGTTCGGGCTCGCCAACACCGTGCTGGGATGGTTCGGCACGGATCAGACCGCCTGGCTGGCCACGTCCGACCCGCCCTGGTACTGGCTGGTGATCGTGACCGTACGGCTATGGCTCCAGGCCGGTTTCTACATGATTCTGTTCCTGGCGGGACTGCAACGGATCTCTCCGCGACTGTACGAGGCCGCCGCGGTGGACGGCGCGCGGCCCGGCTGGCAGACACTGCGCCACATCACCCTGCCGCAGCTGCGCGCGACCTCGGTCGCCGTCGTCCTGCTGCTGGTGATCAACGCGTTCCAGGCGTTCGACGAGTTCTACAACCTGATGTCCGACGCGCGCGGCTACCCGCCGTACGCCCGCCCGCCACTGGTCTACCTCTACTACACCGCGCTCGGCCAGGAGCAGAACCTCGGGCTGGGGAGCGCCGGAGCGGTCATCCTCGCGCTGATCATCGCGGTGGCGACCGTCGTACAGGCCCGCTGGTTCGGGCTCGGGCGGAAGGAGGACTGA
- a CDS encoding alpha/beta fold hydrolase, protein MSEFSVGAMITDFSLPLSDLDVLVKGSGPALLLAHGAGGGIQGNFGLVLDDLAQDHTLVGPHYPGAGGSPVATEPLELDDLADRLVAAAVAAGQESFAVLGESLGSAVAVRIAARHPERVRALVLTAGFPVADPVLDLAARLIKTLGGAGRWEDVARLALLSCLSPADLADIEPADLDAAVAQTLAGMPPGMLDHFDLVSRVDVRSDLENLSVPTLVVAPTGDRLVLPESSYRLAAGIPGAKLIELPGAAHILNEADRATWLHHVREFLGALATASV, encoded by the coding sequence ATGTCGGAGTTTAGCGTCGGCGCCATGATCACCGATTTCTCGCTTCCCCTGTCCGACCTCGATGTCCTCGTGAAGGGCAGTGGCCCCGCGCTCCTGCTCGCCCACGGTGCCGGTGGCGGCATCCAGGGAAACTTCGGCCTCGTCCTCGACGACCTCGCCCAGGACCACACCCTCGTCGGCCCGCACTACCCGGGAGCGGGTGGTTCCCCCGTGGCCACCGAGCCTCTGGAACTGGACGACCTCGCCGACCGGCTGGTCGCCGCCGCCGTCGCGGCGGGCCAGGAGTCGTTCGCCGTGCTGGGGGAGTCGCTCGGCAGCGCCGTGGCCGTCCGGATCGCCGCCCGGCATCCCGAGCGGGTACGGGCACTCGTCCTCACCGCCGGTTTCCCGGTCGCGGACCCCGTCCTGGACCTGGCCGCCCGGCTCATCAAGACCTTGGGCGGCGCGGGCCGGTGGGAGGACGTGGCACGGCTCGCTCTCCTCTCGTGCCTGTCGCCGGCGGACCTGGCGGACATCGAACCGGCCGACCTCGACGCGGCGGTCGCCCAGACCCTGGCCGGGATGCCGCCGGGCATGCTGGACCACTTCGACCTGGTGTCCCGCGTGGACGTCCGGTCGGACCTGGAAAACCTGTCCGTGCCCACCCTGGTGGTAGCGCCCACGGGGGACCGGCTGGTGCTGCCGGAGAGCTCGTACCGTCTGGCCGCGGGCATCCCGGGCGCCAAGCTCATCGAACTGCCCGGCGCGGCCCACATCCTGAACGAGGCCGACCGCGCGACGTGGCTGCACCACGTCCGCGAGTTCCTCGGCGCCCTTGCCACGGCATCGGTGTGA
- a CDS encoding MerR family transcriptional regulator has protein sequence MRMKEMVRRTGVHERLLRYYEQQGLLEPERLPSGYRVYSESDVELVRRIRCLLAAGLPTSLIAQVLPCIRSDDGRLVPTCPDLVAQLRQESERITRAIEELRASRTMLDTVIAAAPFQSAGEPGAPRSIMAEAN, from the coding sequence ATGCGTATGAAGGAAATGGTGCGGCGCACGGGAGTCCATGAGCGGCTGCTGCGCTATTACGAGCAGCAAGGACTGCTGGAACCGGAGCGGCTGCCGAGCGGCTACCGCGTCTACAGCGAGTCGGACGTCGAGTTGGTGCGCCGCATCCGCTGTCTGCTGGCAGCCGGCCTGCCGACCTCTCTGATCGCTCAGGTGCTCCCCTGCATCCGATCGGACGACGGCCGTCTCGTACCCACCTGTCCGGATCTGGTCGCCCAGTTGCGGCAGGAGAGCGAGCGGATCACCCGCGCCATCGAGGAGTTGCGGGCCTCCCGCACGATGCTCGACACCGTCATCGCCGCCGCGCCCTTTCAGAGCGCCGGGGAGCCGGGAGCGCCTCGGTCGATCATGGCCGAGGCGAATTGA
- a CDS encoding SDR family NAD(P)-dependent oxidoreductase, whose product MNRFTNKTVLITGGTSGMGFAAARRFLDEGAYVVITGRDQARLDAAAARLNAPDHLLAVRADAASLPDLDALVRDIEAWRGTLDAVFANAGVGIFKPSAELTEADFDTTVDVNFKGVFFTVQKALRLMDRGGAIVLNASWTLYRGMPVATAYSATKAAVHNLARTLGADLAPRGIRVNSVSPGYIDTEMFRAANTDPDAEARLAAEVPLQAVGQADQVAAAVAFLASDDASYVTGQDLVVDGGLVGSRPVAS is encoded by the coding sequence ATGAACCGCTTCACGAACAAGACAGTTCTGATCACCGGTGGTACCAGCGGCATGGGGTTCGCCGCCGCCCGCCGGTTCCTCGACGAGGGCGCGTACGTCGTCATCACCGGCCGCGACCAGGCCCGACTCGACGCGGCGGCCGCCCGCCTCAACGCCCCGGACCACCTCCTGGCCGTACGCGCCGACGCGGCGTCCCTGCCCGACCTGGACGCGCTCGTACGGGACATCGAAGCCTGGCGCGGCACCCTGGACGCGGTCTTCGCCAATGCGGGCGTCGGCATCTTCAAGCCCAGCGCCGAACTGACCGAAGCCGACTTCGACACCACCGTCGACGTCAACTTCAAGGGCGTCTTCTTCACCGTTCAGAAGGCGCTCCGCCTCATGGACCGAGGCGGCGCCATCGTCCTGAACGCCTCGTGGACCCTCTACCGTGGCATGCCGGTGGCCACGGCGTACTCGGCCACGAAGGCCGCCGTCCACAATCTGGCCCGCACCCTCGGCGCCGACCTGGCGCCCCGCGGCATCCGCGTCAACTCGGTGAGCCCCGGCTACATCGATACGGAGATGTTCCGCGCCGCGAACACGGACCCCGACGCCGAGGCCCGCCTCGCGGCCGAAGTCCCCCTCCAGGCCGTCGGCCAGGCCGACCAGGTCGCCGCCGCCGTGGCTTTCCTGGCGTCGGACGACGCGTCGTATGTGACAGGGCAGGACTTGGTGGTCGACGGGGGCCTGGTGGGGTCGCGGCCGGTGGCGTCCTAG
- a CDS encoding GNAT family N-acetyltransferase, with the protein MSDVTKPAPGQGPALTVGEHDPELVRQLEEGLDAFNAEATGHAEETEFSVRVTDADGELIGGLSARAWGGLCDIHLLWVREDSRAEGWGAKLLRAAEEEAIRRGCDRAAVSSYTFQAPGFYQRQGYEEVGRVPGIPGGHEDVYLFKKLG; encoded by the coding sequence ATGAGCGATGTGACGAAGCCGGCGCCGGGCCAGGGTCCCGCCCTCACCGTCGGCGAACACGACCCTGAGCTGGTCAGACAGCTGGAGGAGGGCCTCGACGCCTTCAACGCCGAGGCCACGGGCCATGCCGAGGAGACCGAGTTCTCGGTGCGGGTGACGGACGCGGACGGCGAGCTGATCGGCGGGCTGAGCGCCCGTGCCTGGGGCGGGCTGTGCGACATCCACCTGCTGTGGGTCCGGGAGGACAGCCGCGCGGAAGGCTGGGGCGCAAAGCTGCTGCGGGCCGCGGAGGAAGAGGCGATCCGGCGCGGCTGTGACCGCGCCGCGGTGTCCTCGTACACCTTCCAGGCGCCGGGGTTCTACCAGCGCCAGGGGTACGAGGAGGTGGGCCGCGTGCCCGGGATACCGGGTGGTCACGAGGACGTGTACCTGTTCAAGAAGCTGGGCTGA
- a CDS encoding TauD/TfdA dioxygenase family protein, with product MTAIADPTTPTTPFPSSPSSPSSPSSTSSATPTLRDHRIPADGLYEGHRILRRTPEGWEDRPYERFDVVPQASTIGAEIRGLDLSRPLTPALRDDLNRALLEWKVLFFRGQHLTSAAQRAFARNWGELETNPLLATGDAEDVARFDRSAVPTFENVWHTDVTFRERPALGAVLQLREVPAFGGDTMWADMAAAYDNLPQDVKDRIDGATAVHDFLPGFARFYSAERLAPFQEQFPPVEHPVVRRHPETGRRMLFVNTSFTTRIVGLEEAESDRLLRLLFQQAHVPEFQVRFRWQAGDIAFWDNRATQHYAVNDYGTQRRVAERVAIAGDRPY from the coding sequence ATGACGGCCATCGCCGACCCCACCACCCCCACCACCCCGTTCCCCTCCTCTCCCTCCTCTCCCTCCTCTCCCTCCTCCACCTCCTCCGCCACCCCCACTCTCCGCGACCACCGCATCCCCGCCGACGGCCTGTACGAAGGCCACCGCATCCTGCGCCGCACTCCGGAGGGCTGGGAGGACCGCCCGTACGAGCGCTTCGATGTCGTCCCGCAGGCGAGCACCATCGGCGCGGAGATCCGCGGCCTCGATCTGTCCCGGCCGCTCACCCCGGCGCTGCGCGACGACCTGAACCGTGCGCTGCTGGAGTGGAAGGTGCTCTTCTTCCGAGGGCAGCACCTCACGTCCGCCGCGCAGCGCGCGTTCGCCCGCAACTGGGGCGAGCTGGAGACGAACCCGCTGCTGGCGACGGGCGACGCCGAGGACGTGGCGCGGTTCGACCGGAGCGCGGTGCCGACCTTCGAAAACGTCTGGCACACGGACGTCACGTTCCGCGAACGCCCGGCGCTCGGCGCGGTGTTGCAGCTGCGCGAGGTGCCGGCGTTCGGTGGCGACACCATGTGGGCGGACATGGCGGCGGCGTACGACAACCTGCCCCAGGACGTGAAGGACCGGATCGACGGCGCCACCGCCGTCCACGACTTCCTGCCGGGCTTCGCCCGCTTCTACTCCGCCGAGCGGCTGGCGCCGTTCCAGGAGCAGTTCCCGCCGGTGGAGCACCCCGTCGTACGGCGGCACCCGGAGACCGGCCGCCGGATGCTGTTCGTCAACACCTCGTTCACGACCCGCATCGTGGGGCTGGAGGAGGCGGAGAGCGACCGGCTGCTGCGGCTGCTCTTCCAGCAGGCGCATGTGCCGGAGTTCCAGGTGCGGTTCCGCTGGCAGGCGGGCGACATCGCGTTCTGGGACAACCGCGCCACGCAGCACTACGCGGTCAACGACTACGGGACGCAGCGCCGCGTGGCCGAGCGCGTCGCGATCGCGGGCGACCGGCCGTACTGA
- a CDS encoding GNAT family N-acetyltransferase, translating to MRFRWDWLRPQITAPYVPTIGPVHPDTLGQHLFADVVANAPTGRFLPYDKDQRWSDVKAERVLVEDIAHSPSETLLPTLSRRGAGTVSVHLYGTRPDGHDRAADLAVKLCATHDAATGRVVSFAGPEEQPAAQGQVTRVQLHEFGPEHPAHAPEGVRPLTDCPASVQATFPRFAELLADEGFAFLHGRMRAGGVCPVLVAVDEGRVVGAIGPMEVMPDSRGAVRLLPQYFGILPEQRGRGLGRALWRAAMGWGQENGAAYQLLQTEVDGASDHLCRSEGLRSLGFVCVTKV from the coding sequence ATGCGATTCCGCTGGGACTGGCTGAGACCCCAGATCACTGCCCCGTACGTCCCGACGATCGGCCCGGTGCACCCCGACACGCTCGGTCAGCATCTGTTCGCCGACGTTGTCGCCAACGCCCCTACCGGCCGTTTCCTCCCGTACGACAAAGACCAACGATGGTCCGACGTGAAGGCCGAACGTGTGCTCGTCGAGGACATCGCTCACAGCCCTAGCGAGACGTTGCTGCCGACCCTGTCACGGCGGGGTGCGGGAACGGTGAGCGTCCACCTGTACGGCACGCGCCCCGACGGGCACGACCGCGCCGCCGACCTCGCCGTGAAACTCTGCGCCACCCATGATGCGGCGACCGGTCGTGTCGTCTCATTCGCAGGCCCGGAAGAACAGCCGGCCGCTCAAGGGCAGGTGACCCGCGTCCAACTTCACGAGTTCGGTCCCGAGCACCCTGCCCACGCCCCCGAAGGGGTACGCCCGCTCACCGACTGCCCTGCATCCGTGCAGGCGACGTTCCCGAGATTCGCCGAGCTGCTTGCCGACGAGGGATTCGCCTTCCTGCACGGCCGTATGAGGGCCGGCGGTGTCTGCCCCGTACTGGTCGCGGTCGACGAGGGGCGTGTCGTGGGCGCTATCGGGCCGATGGAGGTCATGCCCGACTCGCGAGGGGCCGTCCGCCTGCTTCCACAATATTTCGGCATCCTGCCCGAGCAGCGGGGCCGCGGTCTTGGACGTGCACTGTGGCGCGCAGCGATGGGCTGGGGGCAGGAGAACGGCGCCGCCTATCAGCTTCTACAGACCGAGGTCGACGGCGCTTCTGATCACTTGTGCCGTTCCGAGGGGCTGCGGTCGCTCGGGTTCGTCTGCGTCACCAAAGTGTGA
- a CDS encoding ABC transporter substrate-binding protein, whose translation MTRGNGTGFGIGRRRLLAAAGGATLTGVLAACGSNTGRSGKGSGPALSQWYHQYGEPGTEAAVKRYAAAYDKARVTVQWRPGDYDRQTAAALLTDSGPDVFEADGPKLDQIKGGQVVDVTEQIESVKDDFNQAVLKPKIWQDKIWAVPQTIDTQFLFYRKSMLTAAGVRPPQSVDELVEAARTLTRHHRKDKVKGLFLGNDGGAAVLGGTPLFAAGLSLITEDGKVGFDDPAAARVLGKIRQLYADGSLLLGAPTDWSDPAAFIQGLTAVQWSGLWALPQVKKALGDDFGVLPFPKDGAGGRPTVPVGAYGSAVSARSKHQKEAKAFVKWLWVDGTDKQLDFALSYGFHIPARTSLAKKAKQLQEGPAAEAVRFATDHGYAEPLLWTTPSKNAYQDALNHIIKDGAYPETELKAVVRKVNSELQRAKKK comes from the coding sequence ATGACACGCGGCAACGGCACAGGTTTCGGTATCGGCAGACGGCGGCTGCTCGCCGCGGCCGGGGGCGCCACGCTCACCGGCGTACTGGCGGCCTGCGGCTCCAACACCGGCCGGAGCGGCAAGGGTTCGGGACCCGCGCTCAGCCAGTGGTACCACCAGTACGGCGAGCCCGGTACCGAGGCGGCCGTGAAGCGGTATGCCGCCGCGTACGACAAGGCGCGGGTCACCGTGCAGTGGCGGCCCGGCGACTACGACCGGCAGACCGCTGCCGCGCTGCTGACCGACTCGGGGCCGGACGTCTTCGAGGCCGACGGGCCGAAACTCGACCAGATCAAGGGCGGTCAGGTCGTGGACGTGACCGAGCAGATCGAGTCGGTGAAGGACGATTTCAACCAAGCCGTGCTCAAGCCGAAGATCTGGCAGGACAAGATCTGGGCGGTTCCGCAGACCATAGACACGCAGTTCCTCTTCTACCGGAAGAGCATGCTGACGGCGGCGGGGGTGCGGCCGCCGCAGAGCGTGGACGAGCTGGTCGAGGCGGCGCGAACGCTGACGCGGCACCACCGGAAGGACAAGGTCAAGGGGCTGTTCCTGGGCAACGACGGCGGGGCCGCGGTGCTGGGCGGCACCCCGCTGTTCGCCGCGGGGCTGAGCCTGATCACGGAGGACGGGAAGGTCGGCTTCGACGACCCGGCCGCCGCTCGCGTCCTCGGCAAGATCCGGCAGTTGTACGCCGACGGATCACTGCTGCTCGGCGCGCCGACGGACTGGTCCGACCCGGCGGCCTTCATCCAGGGGCTGACCGCCGTGCAGTGGTCGGGGCTGTGGGCGTTGCCGCAGGTCAAGAAGGCCCTGGGGGACGACTTCGGGGTGCTGCCGTTCCCGAAGGACGGCGCCGGCGGCCGGCCCACGGTGCCGGTCGGCGCGTACGGCTCGGCGGTCAGCGCGCGCAGCAAGCACCAGAAGGAGGCCAAGGCGTTCGTGAAGTGGCTGTGGGTGGACGGAACCGACAAGCAACTGGACTTTGCCCTCTCGTACGGCTTCCACATCCCCGCCCGCACCTCGCTCGCCAAGAAGGCGAAGCAGCTCCAGGAGGGCCCGGCGGCGGAGGCGGTGCGCTTCGCCACCGACCACGGCTACGCCGAACCGCTGCTCTGGACGACCCCGAGCAAGAACGCCTATCAGGACGCACTGAACCACATCATCAAGGACGGCGCCTATCCGGAGACGGAACTGAAAGCAGTCGTGCGGAAGGTCAACTCGGAGTTGCAGCGGGCGAAGAAGAAGTGA
- a CDS encoding tyrosine-type recombinase/integrase: MRRANKLLEEWGSPEGATLHDLRHFYASVLIKHGATGKKVQRLLAHAKHSITWDLYIHLREDAEDDTADIMDAFWRGVPSECLTASSIGSLCRSDQRGRHLCGGAALAFLRTPPSGAAVSHVGLVDGLPRQMLSGRLLPRHPPRDRAIRSIRLAVELSYSFPGTRRWRDPFQLWPKGHGDSLCLRAYSEGRGDD; this comes from the coding sequence GTGAGGCGGGCCAACAAGCTGTTGGAGGAGTGGGGTTCGCCGGAGGGGGCGACGCTGCATGATCTCCGTCACTTCTACGCGTCCGTCCTGATCAAGCACGGCGCTACAGGGAAGAAGGTGCAGCGGCTCCTCGCGCACGCGAAGCACTCGATCACGTGGGACCTGTACATCCACCTGCGGGAGGACGCCGAGGACGACACCGCGGACATCATGGATGCCTTCTGGCGTGGTGTGCCCTCAGAGTGCCTTACGGCCTCCTCGATTGGATCTTTGTGCAGGTCAGACCAACGAGGGCGGCACCTGTGCGGAGGTGCCGCCCTCGCTTTTCTCCGGACTCCCCCCTCGGGAGCTGCCGTCAGCCATGTCGGCCTGGTTGACGGCCTTCCACGGCAAATGCTGAGCGGTCGGTTATTGCCTCGTCACCCCCCACGGGATCGAGCAATCCGTTCCATTCGCCTTGCCGTCGAATTGAGTTACAGCTTTCCGGGAACGCGCCGATGGCGCGACCCCTTTCAACTCTGGCCAAAAGGGCATGGTGACAGCCTGTGTCTGCGTGCATACTCAGAGGGCCGGGGGGACGACTAG